The sequence below is a genomic window from Shinella zoogloeoides.
ATAAGCCCGCACGGCGGGTTCCTGATGCGGCTGGTAGCGGCCGCCGAGATCGCCGTTCTTCGTCAGGCGCGAGCCCTCCGGCCGCGCGCCGTCGAGATATTTTCCGGTCAGGAGGCCGGCGGCGAGCGGCGAATAGGCGAGAAGCCCCACCTCTTCGTGATGCGACAGTTCCGCAAGGTCGAGATCGTAGGCCCTGTAAAGCAGGTTGTACTCGTTCTGGATCGAGGCGACGCGCGGCAGGCCTTTTTCCTCGGCATGCTTCAGCATCTGCATCGTGCCCCAGGCCGTCTCATTGGAGAGGCCGAGCGCGCGCACCTTGCCGGCCTTCACGAGGTCTCCGACGGTTTCGACTGCTTCCAGCAGCTCGGCGGCGACCTTTTCGCGGTCCTGCTTCGACGGGTCGTAGCTCCAGGCATTGCGGAAATGGTAGTGTCCGCGGTTCGGCCAGTGCAACTGGTAGAGGTCGATGTAATCGGTCTTGAGGCGTGCGAGACTGTCGTCGATGGCCTGCAGTATGCCGGCGCGGCTCATCGGGGCGCCGCCGCGTATATAAGGACGGCCGGGGCCGGCGACCTTGGAGGCGAGCACGACCTTGTCGCGGTTGCCGCGCGCCTTCATCCAGGTGCCGATGAAGCGCTCGGTGTCGCCATAGGTTTCGGGAGAGAGCGGCGTGGTCGGGTAGAGTTCGGCCGTATCGACGAAGTTCACGCCCTGGGAGAAGGCGTAGTCGAGCTGTTCGTGCGCTTCCTGCTCGCTGTTCTGCGAGCCCCAGGTCATGGTGCCGAGGCAGATTTCCGACACGCTGATGCCGGTCCTGCCGAGCGGATTGTATTTCATGGGAGAGAAAATCCTGTCTTTGGAAAACGGCGCGAATGTAGGCAGGTCCCTGCGAAGTGCAAGACGGCAAACCGCAAATCCCTGTGCGAAGGCCTTGGAAAGCATGGGTCCGGCAAGGGCGAGGGCGGCCGCGAGCCTTGACTTGCGGGACGGGAATGTGAATGGAAAAGGAAACATGAGACGGGAGAAACCCCTATGAGCGTAGCATTCACCTTTCCCGGCCAGGGCAGCCAGGCCGTCGGCATGGGCAAGGATCTCGCCGAAGCGTTCCCGGAAGCGCGCGCCGTTTTCGCGGAAGTCGACGAGGCCCTCGGCCAGAAGCTTTCCACCATCATGTTCGAGGGGCCCGAGGAGACGCTGACGCTGACGGCCAATGCCCAGCCGGCGCTGATGGCCGTCTCCATCGCCGTCATGCGGGTGCTCGAAGCGCGCGGCCTGTCGCTGAAGGATCAGGTCTCCTATGTCGCCGGCCATTCGCTCGGCGAATATTCGGCGCTCTGTGCCGCCGGTACCTTCACGCTGGCCGATACCGCCCGGCTCCTGCGCATCCGCGGCAATGCCATGCAGTCGGCCGTTCCGGTCGGCGAGGGCGCCATGGCCGCGATCATCGGCCTGGAACAGGCGGATGTGGAGGCTATCTGCGCGGAAGCCTCCGCCGGCGGCTCCTGCCAGATCGCCAATGACAATGGCGGCGGCCAGCTCGTTATCTCCGGCTCCAAGCCGGCCGTCGAGGTCGCGGCAAGGCTCGCGACGGAGAAGGGCGCCAAGCGTGCGCTGATGCTCACCGTCTCCGCGCCCTTCCATTCGGCCCTGATGGCGCCGGCCGCCGACGCCATGCGCGAGGCGCTGGCCGCCGTCGAGGCGAAGGCCCCGGTCGTACCTGTTATCGCCAATGTGCGCGCCGCCCCGGTCAGCGATCCGCAGGAGATCGTCCGTCTGCTCGTCGAGCAGGTCACCGGCCAGGTGCGCTGGCGCGAGACGGTGGAATGGTTCGGCAGGAACGACGTCACGACGCTCTATGAGGTCGGCTCCGGCAAGGTGCTGACCGGCCTTGCGCGCCGCATCGACAAGTCCGTCACCGGCATCGCCATCAACACCCCCGCCGATATCGACAGCGCGCTCGCAGCGCTCATCGGCTGATCTCTTTTTCAAAGGAACGGAACCATGCTTGATCTTTCCGGCCGCAAGGCTCTCGTTACCGGCGCATCCGGCGGCATCGGCGAGGAGATCGCCCGCATCCTGCACGCTCAGGGCGCCATCGTCGGCCTGCACGGCACGCGCGTCGAGAAGCTCGAGACGCTTGCCAACGAACTCGGCGAACGCGTCCATATCTTCCCGGCCAACCTTT
It includes:
- the fabD gene encoding ACP S-malonyltransferase, which gives rise to MSVAFTFPGQGSQAVGMGKDLAEAFPEARAVFAEVDEALGQKLSTIMFEGPEETLTLTANAQPALMAVSIAVMRVLEARGLSLKDQVSYVAGHSLGEYSALCAAGTFTLADTARLLRIRGNAMQSAVPVGEGAMAAIIGLEQADVEAICAEASAGGSCQIANDNGGGQLVISGSKPAVEVAARLATEKGAKRALMLTVSAPFHSALMAPAADAMREALAAVEAKAPVVPVIANVRAAPVSDPQEIVRLLVEQVTGQVRWRETVEWFGRNDVTTLYEVGSGKVLTGLARRIDKSVTGIAINTPADIDSALAALIG
- a CDS encoding aldo/keto reductase codes for the protein MKYNPLGRTGISVSEICLGTMTWGSQNSEQEAHEQLDYAFSQGVNFVDTAELYPTTPLSPETYGDTERFIGTWMKARGNRDKVVLASKVAGPGRPYIRGGAPMSRAGILQAIDDSLARLKTDYIDLYQLHWPNRGHYHFRNAWSYDPSKQDREKVAAELLEAVETVGDLVKAGKVRALGLSNETAWGTMQMLKHAEEKGLPRVASIQNEYNLLYRAYDLDLAELSHHEEVGLLAYSPLAAGLLTGKYLDGARPEGSRLTKNGDLGGRYQPHQEPAVRAYVELAKENGIDPAQMALAFCLTRPFMASVIIGATSMEQLKTDIAAADLTLSAEVMNGIRRIHRLYPAPM